The following proteins are co-located in the Aquarana catesbeiana isolate 2022-GZ linkage group LG02, ASM4218655v1, whole genome shotgun sequence genome:
- the LOC141129614 gene encoding olfactory receptor 1M1-like, with product MASLNRSEDLEFILIGFPGLPEKFHSLVSISFFLIYNISLYANLIVVVLLLLRRHLHQPMYVIIGNLAVSDLLFDTLTLPKIIAKYWFGDGSLSYTACFIQMFFVHYLGSLDSYIVMLMAIDRYIAICKPLRYHSIISNRLVAIICLVFWIFAAAIGLAVTSLGLILPFRGTNRVKSCFCSLTPVAVLSTVDSASSRRTGFVIAMISHLCPFSFIVFSYIIIISKVYSTGRTENWQKAFYTCTTHWLVIGLYFIPRLTVYTYNQIKLIPNTDLNVFLICLYTFAPHFTSPIIFCLRTEEIKRTLGKVLKLIASNNK from the coding sequence ATGGCCTCTCTGAACCGGTCGGAGGATCTGGAGTTCATCCTCATTGGTTTCCCGGGTCTTCCAGAAAAATTCCACTCTTTAGTCTCCATATCGTTCTTTCTAATATATAACATTTCTCTCTACGCCAATTTAATTGTGGTGGTATTACTTTTACTAAGGCGGCATCTCCACCAGCCCATGTATGTCATTATTGGAAACTTGGCCGTCTCTGACCTACTTTTTGACACGTTGACCTTGCCAAAAATCATTGCCAAGTATTGGTTTGGAGACGGCTCCTTGTCCTACACTGCGTGTTTTATACAAATGTTTTTTGTCCATTATCTGGGAAGTCTTGATTCATACATTGTCATGCTGATGGCCATTGACCGATATATTGCCATTTGTAAACCTCTCCGATACCATTCTATTATCAGCAACAGATTGGTGGCCATCATCTGCCTCGTCTTCTGGATCTTTGCAGCTGCCATTGGCTTGGCTGTCACATCGTTGGGTCTAATCCTTCCTTTCCGTGGCACCAACAGAGTCAAGAGCTGTTTTTGCTCTCTCACCCCAGTGGCCGTTTTATCAACCGTAGATTCGGCTTCATCCAGAAGAACAGGGTTTGTTATTGCTATGATATCACACCTGTGTCCTTTTTCCTTCATTGTCTTCTCCTACATCATAATAATCTCAAAGGTCTACTCAACAGGACGGACAGAGAACTGGCAGAAGGCCTTTTACACATGCACCACTCATTGGTTGGTTATTGGGTTGTATTTCATCCCTCGATTGACGGTGTACACATATAACCAGATAAAACTAATTCCCAACACCGATCTCAATGTTTTTCTAATTTGTCTATACACATTTGCTCCACATTTCACCAGCCCCATCATATTTTGTCTGAGGACCGAGGAAATAAAGAGAACTCTAGGCAAAGTACTCAAATTGATTgctagtaataataaataa